From Daucus carota subsp. sativus chromosome 6, DH1 v3.0, whole genome shotgun sequence:
AGAAATTGTGGGAGAGTATTGGATTAGTAATGAGTGTTTTTAGGATCATGGAGTAGTAGAGTTTAGTTTCAGGTGGACACTAGTTAGTTGCTATCACTTTGTTGGGTAgcctttatatattatgtgatgTATCTCTTTTAATATATCAGGAGAAATACAATGTAGTCTTTGGAGTTCATTTGctcttgtacatatatattcatcTTGTTTAATTTGAAGTCATCAGTTTTATAGTTTATTTCTACACATATTACCCTCTGTTATTATACTGTTTTTTGTATTCATACCGGTAatgagggttaaaaggaacatatCGGATACTTGGAGGGTTTATTCGGTTGATTTAAaacatcgaggccgcatcggtaCACCACCCTAAActttgagggttaaaagggttgattataaaatattgatgataagaagaataTTTGTCAGTCCTACTCCATAGAATTTAGATAACAATGATTATCACTATTAAAGTTTATCTTACTCTGTTTATATTGGAAACATGGTCCTTATACGACTTCAGTTACCTGTACGGGAAAAGTACGTGAATGGAGGTTCCGGTCTTTGAGAACTGAAGCTGGGAATCTGTAAATTAGTATGTTGACTATCCATACTTGTATGATGAATCTGGAAATGTTTCAGAagatagtttaatttttttaagaaatatgaaatgtgattaatataataaactcTGTCCTTTAGGCAATAGATAGATAGATGCAGTAAATAAATGGTTGTTGAAGGATGCTGACATGAACATCCATGTCAGCTGTCAGAAATTAAGAACAGGAAGTTGATAGTCTCTTGGCTACTTAAGATAAATAAAGCAGAGTCCAGGTCAATACATTAGTCTTTAATTATTGTAGCATTCGACGATGGACAATCAGAGATTAGAATATTGGTAGCATTCAAGACTTTTATCCGCTAACTTGATTACATAATAGTTAAACTAACATTGACGAGATTGAGATGTGCATGCAAGAACGTATGTTGTATCAATGGAAAGCTATTAAACGTTATTCTTTTAGTATATATTTGTAGATACAGCAACTATACCTGATCAATGGAAAGCACTTACTTCATTCTGTTTTGCTCCAGTTTGATGCTTTTCACCTTTACAAATATGGCAAATGCAATTGATACTATAACTGTTAATCAAACCATTAGAGACGATGATAACAGCACCATCATGTCGGCTAAAGAAACTTTTCAAATGGGATTCTTTACCCCTGGTAATTTAAAGAGTCGGTTCTTGGGCATATGGTAcaaaaatatagccaatctgACTGTTGTCTGGGTTGCTAATAGAGACACGCCACTTGCTGATACATCAGGCGTGCTCATGTTTGACGCTAATGGAAATTTGGTACTCACTAATGGtgacaataaaataatttggtaATCCAACTCATCAAATACTGTGATGAGTCCTGTGGCGCAACTGTTAGATACAGGAAATCTTGTGATCAGGTATGCAAATGACAGTTATCCTGAAGATTTCCTCTGGCAGAGTTTTGATCACCTTGGTGATACTATTCTACCAGGCATGAAGTTTGGCTGGGACTTGGTGAAACACTTAGAAAGGTATCTCATATCCTGGAAAAGCCCGGATGATCCATCTCCAGGCAATTACACATATGGAGTCTATCTAAAAGGATATCCACAGCGAGTTGTATGGAAAGGTTCAGCTATGAGATTCAGGTTTGGACCATGGAATGGTGTTCAGTTTGGTGGCAAGTCTAATTTGATGCAGAATATGGTTTTCACATATGATGTTGTGTCTGACGAAAAGGATTTGTATTACATGTGTAAACTTCTCAATAGTTCTGCTGCGATGAGAATGATCTTAAATTCAGACGGAGATCTAAAAATTCTTACCTGGACTAACAATATGCAAGGTTGGGATAACACTATGACTCTACCAACAGATAAATGCGACGACTTTGCTTTATGTGGGGCATATGGTATTTGTAACATTACTGAGAAAACTTATGGACGTGACATCTGTGGGTGTTTGGATGGGTTTGAGcaaaaattttcagaaaaatggaGGTTAGCAGATCATTCTGATGGttgttgaaaggcatatgttcagcctatttgtatttaaagagatacaactcaactcagataagaaagctcagtaaatagcaagtcaacagaatccgtacgaagaaagtcaaaatatttatgggaattatatgtcagataaattccaggatgctgctgcacatcactgaaagaagttcattaatatgttcaagcctcagtgcacaaataatcttttgtggcacgtccaggagttcagaagatataaagtttctatactttattttatcagaagattccatttaatgaagaagtacttacaagacgaagactcgacgaacaaatcaaattcttaatgtttatttgacaaagaatatttgatttaactagatacagatgaaccagacagtgcatctgtgtatcagttattcaaattgaatatttgaagtcaagcagagttgctggttcgttcgttcgactgatcaagacggagttattaatgtttaaagaagatgggaagcaattctactgaagaatggatgattaaatatttaatagattattattccacttctcaaataattaaattaattatgtaatttatttgttaaattaattcactctcgaattaatttaatttatgaatttatatgattaaattaattaagtggataattttctatttaaatataatctacatatTACACAATCATCCActaaagctcagcaagacaatctgagattgtcttaccgaatatttcaatctgccaagacaaaacaattgtctgactgaagcttacaagacaattgttaattgtctgaccgattgttgcactgccaagacaattctgTTTGTCTGTCCGAAGTTGCATTGCCAAGACAATtctgattgtctgaccgaggttgcactgccaagacaattctgattgtctgaccgaagttgcattgcctgcaagacaatagattgtctgaccgagactTGGACTCTAGCAAGACAATcatagattgtctgaccgattgaaggcttccaagacaatccttgattgtctggccgaatagCTCCTGCAGACAATtctaattgtctgaccgaaggtcaattgtcttgcccttcctgtagattgtctttctgccatgcttttggctttctaggcaattgtaattgtcttgcccttgctagattgtcttttctacttgtgattgtcttgtctttcaattgtcttacaagtacaaatgctttgcctataaatatggcattgcatccttcatttttaatgttcatcactttgtaaatcaaagcatttgtaaagctttcaagttgttcgtaacttgcttgatcgttatatccacagttttttgtgctttgataacccggttgttttaatcactaaatctagaatatacctgtcgaatttattctacgaactttagtggacattaaaactgaaccattttaattatataacgacttcaaacattgttatattaattaattataatctgattaacaaatcatattcaatcagattcacttccgcgacgaattggtactgattgtattcaacccccccttctacaatcatatctggacctaacaattggcatcagagcggttgataccattttccgtatcagatcctatacacactctgtaacgtccaaatattttttattcgaattaattttattccaaaaattaattttgatttaaaatatttttctttcaaaaatccaaatctcatccaaacactattcacttcaaatccttaaacatgagtacacaaaagattagtagcattaaaatcccaccgttcagcaaggaacactttggcctatagaagaggcacatgttcctattcctccgcactgcgaacagaaaatacatcgggattttggacaaaggtgttactactccgatgaatgtcatattagcacacgaagaggatggtgtgttaatacctcatcagatcattccgaaagaactttctgagtacacagatgaagagagtgaacagatgaatttagatgatgctcttcaactaattttggttgaatctctagatccagtgatgtacaatgctgttgtaaattgtaagaacgccaagcaaatttgggatacgttagagattatcaatgaaggctcagaggaagttagggaaaacaagaaagagatactgatggctcagtatgaacagtttggttcccatcccggtgaagggatttcagaagtatttatcagacttaataatttgataaataatttaaatctgaatgggaaattctacgacaagaaagaggtcaacatgaagtttctcttaacccttcctgaacatctggaacacagaatcactgccatcagggaaagcagagatctgaatgagatttctctggaaagactctacggagttttgaaaacttatgaactggagcaagttcagagtaaacagagatatggctggggtaaaacacagaaccattcgagagctctagttgttgagtcacctgtactggaagaaaagaagaaggatgttgttgttcctcctaagactactcaggaatttgttgtacctgagatgggtcagactgcttcttccagtggtgacgaagagttctatacaatggaagagcttgaacagttagaagatcaatctctatccctgtttgccaagaagtttggaaacatgagattccggaagaacccctcctataaatacaaaccgactgttagtaagtttcagaagggaggctattcatattcaacaagcaaaggaggatacaagactgggatggtggacaaaagtaaatttaaatgtttcaactgtggtgaacctggacactttgcaactgagtgcaagcagcccaaggttcaaggaaagagaaaggattcgtatgatgagctgaagcagaagtatgatgccttagtaagaaagcatcatggtacttctggaagtcaaagcttcaagagcaaatcatatctagcagaagggaaaagctgggatgatacagatagtgatgaagaagagcaaattgggaatgttgctctcatggctaatgctggatcatcttcacctcctcctgctggaagctttcaggtagatcctacatgccctaaactgtttatgaaattaggacttgaaagagatgatgctattaaaaagatgaaagctgctaatcttaaaattgatactttagtcttagaaattcatgcttataagatgaatgagatgaaagtattaaaacctaaaatagaacaattgactatggatttaggattacaatgtgctaaagtcaaagttctagagaaaggtgagattgctttaagacttcagctagacgaagagaaagtgaaatgtaaagcctttaaggatgcctccttgatagtcaaagaacttaatgataaacaagagatcaagagaactgttggaataggctttgactataacaaatctgtaggtaaggctagtaacattactccttttaagaagagtgctgaggagagagggattccttttgttttgaaagattcccttaaacctttgtttaaaacctcagaagctgaacctctcttagagactcctgttgtcattagatatgaactaaaacaggaagaccttaaaatgaaagagagtaatgagatgagagatgagattctgacaaacctgaaaccaatcaaagtgagaggcaatgttaggttgcctaaagctggtttaggtgtcaactctgaaagaactaagttcaacaagcctaataactttgtgaatagtaagaacagaaacaatagatgccattctactgagaattttaaaactgttaacaatagtagagtagaatctgttgatgttcctgttattatgactgatactcctgttgttcctgcgtttgatgcatgtcataaatcttgtagtgttgataattgtatgacttgtgctttcaatttgatgtctgcttattttaaaaatttgcatgctaaaaatgaaaacacatcgcctagacaacacacaaacaacaagtatgctagatcaaagactgctagtcctactcgtgttaggaaggagacttatgttccaaagcctaaaactaaggtttataaggctgttgttaaggaagtaagttcagtcaagtctgaaccaagtatcagtccaagaggctctgttgttacacctgatagaaatcagttctttaagtttgctggacccaatcaagtgtgggtcccaaggaatgcttaatcaagttgtcttttgcagggtgccagtggaattgttcgtgttacctgggtgcttgacagtggagcgtcaatgcacatgactggcaataaatccctgctagaagacataagagaaggagctggccctacagtcagttttcctgataatagcaaaggtcgtactgtgggatatggcaagtacaaaattggaaggatcatcatagaagatattgcaatagttgaaggacttcaacataatctcctgagtgtcagtcaattttgtgacaaaggttattatgttcattttgaaaaggagatatgt
This genomic window contains:
- the LOC108203775 gene encoding G-type lectin S-receptor-like serine/threonine-protein kinase At4g27290 produces the protein MANAIDTITVNQTIRDDDNSTIMSAKETFQMGFFTPGNLKSRFLGIWYKNIANLTVVWVANRDTPLADTSGVLMFDANGNLVLTNGDNKIIWYANDSYPEDFLWQSFDHLGDTILPGMKFGWDLVKHLERYLISWKSPDDPSPGNYTYGVYLKGYPQRVVWKGSAMRFRFGPWNGVQFGGKSNLMQNMVFTYDVVSDEKDLYYMCKLLNSSAAMRMILNSDGDLKILTWTNNMQGWDNTMTLPTDKCDDFALCGAYGICNITEKTYGRDICGCLDGFEQKFSEKWRLADHSDGC